The DNA region GATTAGCTGGAGAAGCAACTAAGAAAGGTACGCCGACTATGGGAGGTTTAATTATCTTATTGTCAATCATTATCCCGACTTTATTATTTGCAGATTTGCATAAAGTGTATATACGCTTAATGTTATTATGTACGGTTTGGCTAGGCTTTATGGGCTTTTTAGATGATTATTTAAAAATCAAAGCACGTCAAAAAGCACTTGCAAAAGGTGAAACATATAAGAAGAAAGATAGTGATGGTCTTGCTGGTAAAGCTAAAATTATAGGACAGGTTGGGTTGGGTATTATCATCGGAGCGACTTTGTATTTTAATCAAAATGTTACCATGGAAAGAGAAATCAATCCGACAAACATTAATAAAACAGTTTCTCCTGTAGTTGAGAAAAAATTGGATGAGATTACGCATAATGTGAGTGGAGTTGAAAAGCGCTACGTGAAAGTAAAAACGCCGATCACGACGATTCCATTTGTAAAAAATCATGAGTTTAATTATAGTAAATTAATTAGTTGGATTGGTCCTGGAGCAGAAAAATATACCTGGATTGTCTATATATTAGTGGTGACTTTTATAATTACTGCAGTTTCTAATGGAGCAAATTTGACGGATGGTTTGGATGGACTTGCAGGAGGTGTTAGTGCGATTATTGGCGCCGGATTGGGGGTATTTATTTACTTGAGTGGTAACTATGTATTGGCGGATTATTTGAATATAATGTATATTCCTAACATAGGTGAATTATCTGTATTTATAGGTGCATTTGTAGGTGGTTGTATTGGATTTCTTTGGTACAATGCGTATCCTGCACAGATTTTCATGGGAGACACTGGCAGCTTGGCGTTGGGTGGTATTATTGCGTCTTTAGCTATTATAGTTAGAAAAGAATTATTGATACCAATATTTTGTTGCATTTTCTTGGTAGAAAATTTAAGTGTAATTATTCAGGTAAGTTATTTCAAATACACGAAGAAAAAATATGGAGAAGGTAAACGCTTATTGCTAATGAGTCCGTTGCATCACCATTACCAGAAGAAGGGTTTTCATGAAAATAAAATAGCAATTCGTTTTTGGATTATAACATTAATTAGTGTGGTTTTATCTATTGCAACTTTAAAAATTAGATAATGCAAAAAGATGCAAACGTTTCAAATAAAAAAATAGTAATTCTTGGCGCTGGGGAGAGCGGTGTCGGTGCGGCTATTTTGGCAAAAGAAGTAGGATACAAAGCCATTTTTGTATCGGACTCAGGAAAAATTTCTGATAAATACAGAAAGAAATTAGATGCGCATCAAATAGAATTTGAATCTGGTGGACATACAGAATCCAAAATTTTGGATGCCGATGAGATGATGAAAAGTCCAGGTATTCCAGAGGAGAATTTTTTAGTAGTAAAAATAAGAGCGAATAATATCCCTGTTATCAGTGAGATAGAATTTGCCTATAGATATAAAGGAGATAGTAAGATTGTGGGGATTACAGGAAGTAATGGAAAGACTACAACGACATCTTTGATTTACAGAATGTTTGAATTGGCAGGTTTGGATGTTGCATTGGTTGGAAATATTGGATTTTCTATAGCTGAGCAAGTTGCATTAACTCCAAAAGAATATTATGTTGCGGAAAT from Rhizosphaericola mali includes:
- the mraY gene encoding phospho-N-acetylmuramoyl-pentapeptide-transferase; this encodes MLYSLFNWLKQEFHLSGAGIFQFITFRAAMAIILSLLIATIYGKRVINLLRKKQIGESVRDLGLAGEATKKGTPTMGGLIILLSIIIPTLLFADLHKVYIRLMLLCTVWLGFMGFLDDYLKIKARQKALAKGETYKKKDSDGLAGKAKIIGQVGLGIIIGATLYFNQNVTMEREINPTNINKTVSPVVEKKLDEITHNVSGVEKRYVKVKTPITTIPFVKNHEFNYSKLISWIGPGAEKYTWIVYILVVTFIITAVSNGANLTDGLDGLAGGVSAIIGAGLGVFIYLSGNYVLADYLNIMYIPNIGELSVFIGAFVGGCIGFLWYNAYPAQIFMGDTGSLALGGIIASLAIIVRKELLIPIFCCIFLVENLSVIIQVSYFKYTKKKYGEGKRLLLMSPLHHHYQKKGFHENKIAIRFWIITLISVVLSIATLKIR